The following proteins come from a genomic window of Oncorhynchus masou masou isolate Uvic2021 chromosome 25, UVic_Omas_1.1, whole genome shotgun sequence:
- the zgc:112294 gene encoding transmembrane protein 17A, translated as MPVFYSPIPQNLRMGLASVGGSVFTNNRTGDFSSDYNKDQDDKTVNELVSHLPLQMILYFNIFYFPCWWVSAVLMLDLKLYYLPGYYQALLVTGVVLLTICEITRLYLGYIGNLKEKVPELAGFWLISFLFQLPILLFFLTDEDIIILPLERAVHSIYLLFILSELLASFFALRAMTRKLTLLFHLRQFGEVENLHHLHHHHLHIAGKSPAFGMPYYGRTVLPMPPHTNNVHSH; from the exons ATGCCTGTGTTCTACTCCCCCATACCCCAGAACCTCCGGATGGGCCTGGCCTCTGTCGGTGGATCCGTGTTCACTAACAACAGGACAGGGGACTTTAGCAGTGACTACAACAAGGACCAGGATGATAAAACAG TCAATGAGTTGGTGTCTCACCTACCCCTTCAGATGATCCTGTACTTCAACATATTCTATTTCCCATGCTGGTGGGTCTCTGCTGTTCTCATGCTGGATCTAAAG TTGTATTACCTGCCTGGGTACTACCAGGCTCTACTTGTGACTGGAGTGGTTCTGCTTACCATCTGTGAAATCACCAGGCTCTATCTGGGCTATATCGGAAACCTCAAAGAGAAG GTGCCAGAGCTGGCTGGGTTCTGGTTGATATCCTTCCTGTTCCAACTGCCCATTCtactcttcttcctgactgaCGAGGACATCATCATCCTCCCTCTGGAGAGGGCCGTCCACTCTATctacctcctcttcatcctctcagAGCTCCTGGCATCCTTCTTCGCCCTCAG GGCCATGACCAGGAAGTTAACCCTGCTGTTCCACCTCAGGCAGTTTGGGGAGGTGGAAAACCTtcatcacctccaccatcaccacctccacATAGCGGGAAAGAGCCCAGCCTTCGGCATGCCATATTATGGGAGGACTGTTCTGCCCATGCCACCACACACCAATAATGTTCACAGTCACTGA